The Sabethes cyaneus chromosome 3, idSabCyanKW18_F2, whole genome shotgun sequence DNA window TTACCTCTTTTGTGCTGCATATTTCTCAATAACTCACTCGCCAATTGATGACGATGGCTGTGTTCTGTGCAGACTGCACAACAGTGCAGGCCCGAAGCAGGCTGTGCGCGAGGACACTGATGACAACGTGCGGGGTAAAGAGGAGGCTGTGAAATATTAATCCCTGTTCTTATTTTCCTTACTATCGGCAAGGGTTGCTGCCGATGTAGGACCTCGGCGAATGGGTACTTAACGTCCAGTCCAGGATAAACAGGCAGCCAGGCAGGCAGATTGTTTCCGCATTGTGGGTCATTTCGATGACATGTGGCTGATACGCGGGTTGCGTGCAATGTGATGCTTTTAATGCTTTTCTTTGCTTTGTTTGAAAATGCATTTTACTGTACGCGAAATTTTTGCTAACGTTTCTCTATCAGGTAATTGGGACAATTTCGCGTCCCACCCCCACATTCACATGTGAAGATACAATTTGCAGACAGAAGTTTAAATATTTTAGTTGAAGCATTCCCCATAGAATTCGTTAAAAACCTTCAAACGCTTCCTTCATCATCAATTTGCGTGTAAACCACATTCTCTACCGATCTGTGTAACCTTTTCATGCAAATCAATGCAACAAATGAGAAAATAAAACGGACCGGTGATTTAGCAAATTTCCTTCTAACAACTTCCATTGTTTGCTCTTTTCCTACGGATGACCGATGCGGCTTTGCCAATGCAGATTCTTCTGAGATATGTCATAAGGTAGGCAGCAACAAAACTGTTGAGTCACTTTCTGCAACTCTTTTACCTTCTTCCATGGACGAACCGGAATATTCTAGGAAAAACTTACGTTAACCCATACAGTGCCTTCTTTCGTTTCCATTCCTTCGTATCCAACTGTTAAATCGTTTGTTTCTTCTATAATATACACAAAACTTCTTCGGCTTTGCTCAATGCCGACTACATGTCAAACCCGCTATCCGCCTGCTGCGATCTCACTTCTGCTGCTTGATCACGTGCGGCAGATCGTACTTTCCGCGGACGCATTTCAACTTAACACCGGGCAGATCCTGCATTCGCCCCACCCGCACCAGCACGATGTTGTGCTCCTGCAGATTGTGCCCGATGCCGGGCACGTAGGCGACCATTTCCTTGCCGGTGCTGAGCCGCACCAGGACGCACTTTCGGTTGGCCGAGTTCGGTTTTTTCGGCTTCTTGATGAGCGTCTTGAGGATGATGCCTTTGGCAAAGGGTTTCCCGTCCAGCGGTTGCCTCGGGGGACGCTGCTTTATGTGCGGCCCGCTGCGATGCATCTGGTTCAGGGTGGACATGGTGCCGCGCTGCAGGAACGATGAGAAGGCTGAAATTTTTTGTGGAGAAGTGAAAAAGAAACATCCGTTAGATTGCGGTAAGCTGCAGCtgtgatttgatgattgaaataaTTGATTGGTTTTACTGGAATATGAATATTGTTTCATCTGGCTTGGTTTTTATATCGTCCAATACACTAAACACAAAAAATTTGTGCgagaaataaacattttttaaaacatttcCTGTTTTACAGAACTCAAAATAATACAGAAAGAACAGAACAAAACAGCAATCagtctcaaacaaacggatCAATTTTCTTGCGGTTGTAAGTTTCTTGGAAAATAAGGGAAACAGAGCCCCGTTAGTCAGGTCAGTTTTGTTTTGGTCTGGTCATCACAAAAGGAACTGAAAGGAAAGAACTATTATTTCGGTGGTATTACGATCTCTATTAGATCGCAAAATACCTGTCACAAACGATAGGTATCTAAATGATTGAGCGATTTTATTCCTTTTTGGCACCAAGAGCTCAAGGCCTGCTGCAGCATAGTTGACAGATGAGGTGAAATAACGTacgtaatcaacctattttacCAAAAAGACCAACctgttaatattattttttaaactttttttgtaatcgGTTTGTATCAAGTTCATATTAAAAGTTTATTTTCATAAACTATGTATCAAGTTTCAAGTCAACATCTCTATGTATCTTTgttatacagtggtaacccgattttgtcactccccgattttgtcaccccggatttagtcatgtttttgacccaattttgtcacgcttttgatttgtcAAAATGAACTACTTTTCTGCTCAGATTTCatgtcatttttttattatgTATAGTGTGCAGTTGCGTAGCAGTAAAATCGGACTTTcagagagaaaaaagaggaaTGGACTGTGTATTTTAATACTAGTACCACGGGAGGAAGCGTGTTGGAAAATCTATACCtagaaaatggatttctgtctatctgtcggtatgttccttatagaatcaaaaactactaaaccgatcggcgtgaaaatttgcatgtagggttttttttggggccggggaagctTCTTATgacagttagagacctctcctccTTAATAAGGGGGGAGGggcggggggctcccatacaaatgaaacacaaatttctgcataactagagaactaatcaagcaaaaggaaccaaatttggcatgtggggaattttggagtcttgaatttatttgttcGGATTCTTTCAACCGTTTAATGAAAATCAGCGTATTCCTTCACGACTGATCAAACTGtaaaggtaccagtacactgtttgctttatcgtcaaattttcttcctgtcagaatttgggcaaattttggtatttgacagacatatttgtcttgcccagtacactgtttgtcaaatttgatgtcaaaaattcgatctgagacgttacccgtgttacaaaatcaaataaattttgacatattttgtgggaccagtacactgtttgcaaaacagcatgaaattcgtgagattatcaaatacattcggcccgaaaatgtttgccccagcagatttctgtgcagatcaaacagatcaaatatgcaaaaaagtacgctcggaaagtgaggctattcatttaacaggaagctgaaagccattttaatttttttaaacgttttaatacagtcattattattaattcaaaataattaatacaaattactgcgatatgaaaaaatgcaatttatatacactgaagtcgctttttacgcgtttttttacgcgactatgtttacgcgattttcggaatttacgcggtttttttacgcggctttcggaatttacgcggtttttggaatttacgcggatgtgctcaaaacgtctattttttcacgtagtgttgaaatccacagttttttacacgaaattttgttttttacgcggtttttttatgtggttttcggaatttacgcggttttcagaatttacgcggttttcggaatttacgcggttttgatttacgcgggacgtatccttcgcgtaaaaagcgacttgagtgtaaattcaatttctacatttagtgatgtccggtaatcgctcgattaatcgattacagcatggaataatcgaataactTGTAATCGAATACTGTCGGCACGAGGGattcattaatcgaatagtttaaataagataaaaaaatgcgaataatccccattaatcgttcataatcgtacgattaatcgaatttaacgaaatattcgaatatttatagtcgaatactactagctagtgttcgacatcggaacgaaaattgaagtccgggttccggtccggtccggttaaaaggcggcacgaactttgttattccgactaaaAAGACTAAtgatccggtccgatttggctctgttcaggttccggaaccggaacagagccaaatcggacaggaataaagtcggaataagaaaattcgtgccgatttttaccagaccggaccggaccggaacccggacctcaattttcgttccgatgtcgaacactactactagcacgaatactgaactaatcggACAGTGCCTACTCgatcgattaatcggtaatcgaataattaaaaacttcggacatcactaatatcAATACCAATGTCAGCCGTGTCGCGTTTGTCCAAGAACAATATGAGCCGAATTGACCATTTTACGAACCaaacaacattgctgatattgattttgcttcagagctgccataaatacagatatttgtgcatgcataaatttgggaccctaccgttttctccggagtattaaattttctcgatctaatcttttaaataacataaatagtttatggactactttaaaattcaggaacattagtagagccagcaatcacagcaactgaactAATTGATGGGTCCAaaatctgtatttgtggcag harbors:
- the LOC128739358 gene encoding 40S ribosomal protein S12, mitochondrial produces the protein MSTLNQMHRSGPHIKQRPPRQPLDGKPFAKGIILKTLIKKPKKPNSANRKCVLVRLSTGKEMVAYVPGIGHNLQEHNIVLVRVGRMQDLPGVKLKCVRGKYDLPHVIKQQK